The sequence TTCCCCCAAATGGGGGAAACGATATGGAATATCCGATTTTATGGAGGGGAAACTTCGTGCGCTGGCTTTTTATTTGCGTTTCCTGGGAAGGATTATCAAAAGGATAACAACGTTTACCAGGCAGATAAGAAGAAAGGCATAACCCACATAGTTTTTCCAGGTTCCAACATCTTCCGGTCGCAGTAAAACGGTATTAAACAATCCAACAATAAGGGTGGTAACAATAATAATGATCAGGCTTAGTGTACGGTTCTTTTTCATGGTATTGGTTTTTAAATCTGCTGCTATAATCCTTAAATAAAGCCACAATAAGCCCGGCGAAAGAATTATCGGGCTCTCTAAACATCTGTTTAATAGGTATTGCCCGCCCTGATTTTATTACAAAACTGAAATCCCGGTGGCATATAAGAGTGGTATTGAATCTTCGGCATTTGTCAATTTTCTTTGTAATTTACAGCACATTGAACGTAAATAAAGCGGACCTAAAACAAAAAACATGAACGAGAATCCCGGTATTTTAAAAATGATTCGCGCCCCATTCCTTAGTAGTATTATTGCCCCCATTGTAATTGGTACCTTGTGGAGTGCCGGTGTAAAAGAAAGTTTTGATGTGCTGAATTTTATCGTTGTATTGCTTATCGGGATTGGCTTGCACGTGGCTACCAATGTGTATAACGATATTTACGATACACTGCAGGGCACCGACAAAGTGAATGAACACCGCAACGAATCGAGTGGTGGTTCGGGTGTGTTGCTCGACCATCCTGAACTGATGGGGAAGATGTACTTTTTGGCACGCACAGGCCTGGTTGTTGCTTTGCTGGGAACCATTGCATTAACTTTTCTGATAGCTAAGGATTTGCGTGTGCTGCTTTGGGTGCTGTTTCTTGTCTCGGCTTTTTTTAGCAAATATTATACTGCTCCGCCTGCTAAACTTGCTTACCGCGGATGGGGTGAGGTGTCGGTGTGGCTGGCTTTTGGCCCCATGGCGATTCTTATTGCCGCGGTAAGTCAGAACATGGTTTTTCATCCGCAACTGCCATGGTTACTGCCCACCACCGGTCTCAGCACTTCGTCGATTTTACTGGTGGGACAAATGATTGACCTCGACGCCGACCGGAAAGGTGGAAAACACGGAGTGGCCTCGCGTATGGGAACACGTTTTACATCGGTTTTGTATGTATTGGTGCAGCTGGCGCTGGCAATAAACATCCTTTTGCTGTTTACGCAATATCCGGGCAATACATGGCCACTGCTTCTTCCGCTGG comes from uncultured Draconibacterium sp. and encodes:
- a CDS encoding prenyltransferase, with translation MNENPGILKMIRAPFLSSIIAPIVIGTLWSAGVKESFDVLNFIVVLLIGIGLHVATNVYNDIYDTLQGTDKVNEHRNESSGGSGVLLDHPELMGKMYFLARTGLVVALLGTIALTFLIAKDLRVLLWVLFLVSAFFSKYYTAPPAKLAYRGWGEVSVWLAFGPMAILIAAVSQNMVFHPQLPWLLPTTGLSTSSILLVGQMIDLDADRKGGKHGVASRMGTRFTSVLYVLVQLALAINILLLFTQYPGNTWPLLLPLVPYILIFPKAAGIILKQHDKPDQLKAGAKLTVLIHLVFSVLLIAGFVVYNFLN